ACGAGTCTGCCTTCGTCACGGGAACTTCGCTCTTTGTGGACGCCGGATTGACGGCGCAGCTGGAAACATGGTAGGGAACACTGCTTTGCGGGCGCGCCTCTCCACAGCGCAAGCGGCACTGGCCGCGGAGGGCTTGGGAGCACTCATCTGCCAGCAGCCGGAGAACTTAGTGATGCTGGCGGGATATTGGCCAGTGATTGGCCGGTCGGCCCTGCTGCTGCCCGCCGACAGCGAGCCCGTGCTTCTGGCCCCGGAGATGGAACGCGACGCGTTGGCACGGACGTTCATCAACGACGTCCGAACCTTTCCCGTGTGGAAGCTGGGCGATCCTTCACCCGAGGAGAGCTTGGCTCGCGGGCTACGCGATGTCATCGCTGCCCGGGGACTGAGCGGTTTAACCGTCGGTGTAGAGCAGGACCCGGACGAGGATCTGACCCCGACGCAGAAGGTGCTGGAGCCCTGGTATCCTGCACTGCCGACGGAGCGCCTCCTTTCCAGTTTGGGTATCAAGCCGGTCGATGCTTCGGCGCTGCTGCGGCGCTTGCGGGCGCGAAAGACCGCAGCAGAACTGCAGCGGTTGCGCGTCGCCAGCGAGATCGCAGCATTTGGAATTCGCGCCTTCTACAAGGCCGTAGATGATGGGCGCAGTGAGGCTGCCATAGCGGCCGAGGTGGAGCATACCATCCTCACCCGGGGCGTGGGATACAAGGGGACGCTATATGCTCGAGGACAAGCCCTCGTCTTCTCGGGGGCGGAGCGTCTGTTCCGGGTCGGCTGGGGCTTTGCCCCCCCTACTGAGCGGCGGCTGGCCCGCGGAGACTTCGTTATGCTCGAACTCTCCACGGTTGCCGACGGCTACTACTCCGACCTGACGCGGATGGCCACCGTCGGGCCGCCTTCAGCGCGCCAGCTAGAGCTCCTGGAGGCGGTGCGGGCGGCGCAGCAGGCCGCTCTCTCCGCAATTCGTCCGGGGGTCACAGGACACGTTGTCGACCGAGCCGCGCGCGGCGTTCTGGATGCGCGAGGACTGGGAAGCTCTTTTCTTCACATCACCGGGCATGGCCTGGGGTTTCGTTATCATGAGGCTGTGCCGTTGCTCGCACCGGGCGCCGACGACCCGCTGACTGAGGGAATGGTGACGAGTGTCGAACCGGGGGTGTACGCTCCGGAGTTCGGCGGCGTACGCATCGAGGACAATGTGGTCGTCACTGCGACCGGGGCGGAGTTGCTCTCGTCCTGAAGACCCCCTATCTCGAGTAGCCCACTTCGAAACCTCTCTGCGTTGCCCTTCGCATCCGAGACCTCACTGCTTTGCACCCGACACGGGCCCTGGAGACCGACCCGACACCCCTGAGAGCACGGTGTGGATCTCCGGTGGGGGCACGGGACAACGGGGGTCTTCGAGAGGTGCCGCTGGAATGGCCCAAATGAAGTCCACCAGCCCTCGACTCCACCATCTGGAAGGGACGCCCAGGCACCCTCGAGACAGCGCGTGACCAGACATCCGGACGGTCTGTGGCCGGAGATGCCCGCTGTTCGAAAGTAGGGAAGTTCACGACAGAGGACCCGACCGCGGTGATTCCGGCACTTTGCATCCAGGAGGCGTACGGGGGCTAGCCTACTGTTTCGTCGGCACGCACGAACATGCGGCACGCCCTGCACACTTGGACGAGTGAACCTAGGAATCCTCGGCCAGCGGCGGTGCGTCCTGCGGCTGCTCCCCATCCTGTTCGTCGGGCACTGGCTGTGTGGTCTCCGGCAGCCTCGGGTGCACCGTCACCGTGACTCGGCGGAACATCGGATGGTCTGGGTCGGGCTCCATGACTCGTGTCGGCACCATACCCCTCCGCAGTTCGCAGTTGAGTTAGGGATCAGCTCCACGACGTTCATCGAAGATCCTGGTGTCGGATACCGGGCGTCAGCCGCCGGGCCCCGCTCTCGTAGACCGCTGGGCCCGCAAAGGAGGATCGCTGCAAACCGCCCGCCTGCCCCTGGCTCCGTCTGCCACGGGTTTCAGTCCCTGGGATCCGCCGGGACCCGACGCACAGCCTCCAAAGCTGCGGTTGCCGCGCCGGCAAGCAGGCGCGCGTCCGAACTCAAGGCCACGAACCGGAATCCCTGGGCGATCCGCCGCAGCGCGTCTTCGGGCCCGGTGCACATCACGCCGGCGGCCTTCCCATGCCTCCGGGCGGCCTCAAGGACGCGGTCCACCGCATCCCGGAAGCCCTGGAACTCGAGGTCCCGCCATCGGTTGAGGTTTGCTGAGAGGTCGTTGGGACCCACGAACAGGACGTCTACGCCCGGGACTGCGGCGATTTCCTCCACCTGTTCGACAGCCCGCACCGTCTCGACCTGACAGACGACCAGGACTTCGCGATTCCACGCGGCGAAGTACTCCGGGAGGGTGGCGCCGTACCGGCTCGCGCGGCTCCCCGCCACGCCACGGATCCCCTCGGGCGGGTATTTGCACGCAGCCACGACGCGCTGCGCCTCTTCTGCACTGTCGACGAGGGGTACGACGACGCCGAGCGGCCCGCGGTCCAGCGCCCGCTTCAGCACCGCGGGATCTCCGGCTGGGACGCGCACCATGGGGACGACCGGTGTGCCGGCCATGGCGCGCAGCATGTCCTCCAGGGTTTCCCAGCCGACCGGGCCGTGCTCGAGATCTACCAAGAGCCAGTCCACCGGGAGCCCTGCGAGGATCTCCGCCACGGATGGGGCAGGCAAAGTAAGCCAGTAGCCGATGACCACCTCTCCTTCCCTCAGGCGCTTTTTCACGCGGTTGTCGAGCGTGTAACGCTGCGTCATGCCACCCTCCCCGCTCGCGGGTATGCCTTGCTATCCGTTTCGAAAGACCACTCCCCCGTTGAATTGGGTTGTGAAGGCCCCGGCGGCTGTCTCGACAAGGATGATAGGTTCACTTGGCCGCCGCCGCGATCCGATCCTCCGGCGGCCCCGCACCCCCCCGGGAGGATGACGTCCCGGCCGTGGCTAGAATTAGCCAGCATGAACCGACTGTCGGCCCGGCGCTGGCTCCGCCTGAGCACCCTCGGGCTGTTGGTGCTGTCGCTGGGTCCCGCCCCGGTTCGCACGGCCTGCACGATGCCGCCACAGCCGGACGGGCTGGTCGCGGCCCGGGTGATGCGGATCGTGGACGGCGACACGGTGCGGGTCGCGCTGTATGGGGGTGGCAGCTGGCCGTTGAGATTGCTGGGGATCGACACGCCCGAGGTCTTCCAGAGCGAGAAACTCGACCGTGATGCGCGCGACAGCGGACGGTCCAAAGAAGCGATCCAGGCCTTGGGTCGGCTGAGCTCCAGGTACACCCGCATGCACCTGGACGCCAAAGACGTCGGCTTGGAGTTCGACGTTCAGCGGTGGGATCGCTTTGGCCGGCTGCTGGCGCACGTCTGGCTGTCGGATGGGAGGCTGTTCAACCTGCAGATCGTGCGCGACGGCTACGCACAGGTCCTGACCATCCCGCCCAACGTCAAGTACGCAGACCTGCTGCTCGCATGCCAGCAAGAAGCCCGCCGGCACAACCGCGGTCTATGGGGTCGCTGACACCCCCTCTGCGGAGACCCGCAGGCTCCACCGCAGGGCCGCCAGCATGAACGCGGCGCCGGGCAGGAAGAATGCACGGAAACCCAGCAGATCCACAACCGCACCGTACAGCGGCGCCGACACCAA
The DNA window shown above is from Armatimonadota bacterium and carries:
- a CDS encoding Xaa-Pro peptidase family protein; amino-acid sequence: MVGNTALRARLSTAQAALAAEGLGALICQQPENLVMLAGYWPVIGRSALLLPADSEPVLLAPEMERDALARTFINDVRTFPVWKLGDPSPEESLARGLRDVIAARGLSGLTVGVEQDPDEDLTPTQKVLEPWYPALPTERLLSSLGIKPVDASALLRRLRARKTAAELQRLRVASEIAAFGIRAFYKAVDDGRSEAAIAAEVEHTILTRGVGYKGTLYARGQALVFSGAERLFRVGWGFAPPTERRLARGDFVMLELSTVADGYYSDLTRMATVGPPSARQLELLEAVRAAQQAALSAIRPGVTGHVVDRAARGVLDARGLGSSFLHITGHGLGFRYHEAVPLLAPGADDPLTEGMVTSVEPGVYAPEFGGVRIEDNVVVTATGAELLSS
- a CDS encoding aldolase/citrate lyase family protein, with amino-acid sequence MTQRYTLDNRVKKRLREGEVVIGYWLTLPAPSVAEILAGLPVDWLLVDLEHGPVGWETLEDMLRAMAGTPVVPMVRVPAGDPAVLKRALDRGPLGVVVPLVDSAEEAQRVVAACKYPPEGIRGVAGSRASRYGATLPEYFAAWNREVLVVCQVETVRAVEQVEEIAAVPGVDVLFVGPNDLSANLNRWRDLEFQGFRDAVDRVLEAARRHGKAAGVMCTGPEDALRRIAQGFRFVALSSDARLLAGAATAALEAVRRVPADPRD
- a CDS encoding thermonuclease family protein, coding for MNRLSARRWLRLSTLGLLVLSLGPAPVRTACTMPPQPDGLVAARVMRIVDGDTVRVALYGGGSWPLRLLGIDTPEVFQSEKLDRDARDSGRSKEAIQALGRLSSRYTRMHLDAKDVGLEFDVQRWDRFGRLLAHVWLSDGRLFNLQIVRDGYAQVLTIPPNVKYADLLLACQQEARRHNRGLWGR